In Vespa crabro chromosome 14, iyVesCrab1.2, whole genome shotgun sequence, the following are encoded in one genomic region:
- the LOC124428988 gene encoding protein lin-7 homolog C, whose product MTTMGEPLTLARDVKRSIELLDKLQKGGEVPTTKLAALQKVLQSDFLSAVREVYEHVYETVDIQGSQDVRASATAKATVAAFAASEGHAHPRVVELPKTEEGLGFNVMGGKEQNSPIYISRIIPGGVADRHGGLKRGDQLLSVNGVCVEGENHEKAVELLKQAQNSVKLVVRYTPRVLEEMELRFDKQRAARRRQHMQ is encoded by the exons atgacgacGATGGGCGAACCACTTACTTTAGCGCGAG atGTTAAAAGATCCATTGAACTGCTTGACAAACTGCAAAAAG GTGGTGAAGTTCCAACAACCAAATTAGCTGCATTACAAAAAGTATTACAAAGTGACTTTCTCAGTGCTGTAAGAGAAGTATACGAACATGTATACGAAACCGTAGATATTCag GGATCACAAGATGTACGTGCATCAGCTACAGCTAAAGCCACTGTTGCAGCATTTGCGGCAAGCGAAGGTCATGCACATCCAAGAGTAGTAGAATTGCCAAAAACTGAGGAGGGCCTTGGATTTAATGTAATGGGAGGAAAGGAACAAAATTCTcctatttatatatctcgaaTTATTCCTGGTGGTGTTGCAGATAGGCACGGTGGATTAAAACGCGGAGATCAGCTTCTTTCCGTCAATGGTGTG TGTGTCGAAGGAGAAAATCACGAGAAGGCGGTAGAACTTCTGAAACAAGCTCAGAATTCGGTTAAGCTTGTTGTTCGTTATACTCCACGAGTTTTAGAAGAAATGGAATTACGTTTTGACAAACAAAGAGCTGCACGTAGACGTCAACACATgcaataa
- the LOC124429023 gene encoding conserved oligomeric Golgi complex subunit 1 isoform X2 — protein sequence MKMTTINYLDLDINKLFEQHTIKEIEEIQKKIQLESDRKKIELRTLVGERYRDLILAADTIGKMKITAERISSRIAETEEKFQELQEKYLIGFKTDFVENEPDRKSEEMAAVIIQIKILMDIPEFVWSNIESQNLLYATQLFILAQHIKYRLKFEIGNEELTSKYPIVFKQWDIIGQFKNIILRECDTILRSWNVSIESAANCLASLILLNKTPYKDLLEKLIFTRCRAVESIIKDENDYNVKTKIKLCIEMLIHTITLIYACFITAGGKQEGLVSQYIALIKDEKVYSLLSKIDANKDLIKKYLSSVITNEKPFLQEGDDKFSILDLQECVKAWLNWLKEFCNNEVVKLFQLIISVKGLYSIREEAVGINLPENWNIIWEDFGLPNISYWLEFFQPLLSQRAKNIIHDKWLEATRNLKTNISDMLNKVTRERCEFPEHDLRWFVWKDSPSDIPQRLTHNIVLDSKRSLLMKTKGYSPNVVQLCEDFDNSLCELLSDLEQYLYDTVCNLNIKDNLLSKNISVIPNTFSDRAEIQDHLQNVSTTMIEDFIRYVKDTYIDNNTNHNQQEINTIVLARLLMAFTSLSPNLNKCFNLSKATGLSITNTKWQTIVDTLKEESISIWSVWANKYRNKLIDHKEKYMSKELFDSLKIKSVLSDWEKVMIEEESGDGKTLKTEILVPYQPSIMLQKFLMAVIKDLNKIIPHTIPKKVLYEIIEAVASELFNYYQETSNIVNLKQKQALQIVFDIKYCTLLMVPRENKHLNEMSSKATDSALSKIDPFDYNVINPFIHTNVKKSVLRSLLLLGNLIPHLEQLHSVLGARSEYNAGEGNKLDSPALLALCTGAPWFPPLAITVPMRNLSLVTTTIQDKTQINPLI from the exons ATgaaaatgacgacaataaattatttagattTAGACATTAATAAACTTTTCGAGCAGcatacgataaaagaaattgaggaaattcaaaagaaaattcaattagAAAGTGACCGTAAAAAGATCGAATTACGTACTCTGGTTGG AGAAAGATATCGTGACTTGATATTAGCTGCGGATACAattggaaaaatgaaaattaccgcAGAAAGGATCAGTTCAAGAATAGCAGAAACGGAAGAGAAATTTCAAGAGCTTCAAGAGAAATATCTCATTGGTTTTAAAACAGATTTTGTCGAGAATGAACCTGACAG GAAATCCGAAGAAATGGCTGCtgttattattcaaataaaaatattaatggacATTCCAGAATTTGTTTGGTCTAATATCGAAAGCCAAAATTTATTGTATGCTACTCAATTGTTTATCTTAGCGCAACATATTAAGTAtagattaaaatttgaaataggTAACGAGGAATTAACTTCAAAATATCCAATAGTATTTAAACAATGGGATATTATAggtcaatttaaaaatattatattaagagAATGCGATACGATATTGCGATCATGGAATGTATCAATCgag aGTGCGGCAAACTGTTTAGCATCGCTTATACTATTAAATAAAACCCCATATAAGGATTTATtagagaaattaatatttaccaGATGTCGTGCCGTTGAATCTATAATCAAGgatgaaaatgattataacgttaagaCAAAGATAAAACTCTGTATAGAAATGCTAATTCATACTATCACATTAATTTATGCTTGTTTTATAA CTGCTGGAGGTAAACAAGAAGGTTTAGTTTCGCAATATATCGCACTGATAAAGGATGAAAAAGTATATTCGTTACTTTCAAAGATCGATGCGAACAAAGatttgataaagaaatatttatcatctGTTATAACAAATGAGAAACCATTTTTACAAGAAGGAgatgataaattttctatattagaTCTACAAGAATGTGTTAAAGCATGGCTGAATTGGCTTAAAGAATTTTGTAATAACGAAGtcgttaaattatttcaattaataatttctgtgAAAGGTTTATACAGTATACGGGAGGAGGCTGTTGGAATTAATTTACCAGAAAATTGGAACATCATATGGGAGGACTTTGGTTTACCAAATATAAGTTATTGGTTAGAATTTTTTCAACCACTTTTAAGTCAAAGagcaaaaa aTATCATACATGATAAATGGTTGGAAGCTACAAGAAATCTAAAAACTAATATATCTGATATGTTAAACAAAGTAACCAGAGAAAGATGTGAATTTCCTGAACACGATTTACGATGGTTCGTTTGGAAGGATTCTCCAAGCGATATACCACAGAGATTAACACACAATATTGTATTGGATAGCAAACGATCcttattaatgaaaactaaAGGATATTCTCCTAACGTGGTACAACTTTGTGAAGATTTTGACAATAGTTTATGCGAATTACTTTCAGACTTAGAACAGTATTTGTATGATACTGTATgcaatttaaatatcaaagataatttattatctaaaaatatatccGTAATACCTAATACGTTTTCCGATCGAGCCGAGATTCAAGATCATTTGCAAAATGTTAGTACAACTATGATAGAAGATTTTATACGATACGTTAAGGATACgtatatcgataacaataccAATCATAATCaacaagaaataaatacgataGTATTGGCGAGGCTTCTTATGGCATTTACCTCGTTATCTcctaatttaaataaatgttttaatttatctaaGGCAACTGGATTGTCTATAACAAATACGAAATGGCAAACGATAGTCGATACTcttaaagaagaaagtattTCTATATGGTCCGTTTGGGCCAATAAATACagaaataaattgatcgatcataaagaaaaatatatgtcaaaagaattatttgatagtttaaaaataaaatcagttTTATCAGATTGGGAAAAGGTAATGATCGAAGAAGAATCTGGGGATGGTAAAACATTGAAAACTGAAATATTAGTGCCGTATCAACCATCAATAATGCTACAGAAATTTTTAATGGCAGTGATCAaggatttaaataaaataataccacATACCATTccaaa AAAAGTACTTTACGAGATTATCGAAGCCGTAGCATCagaattattcaattattatcaagAAACATCCAACATTGTTAATCTTAAACAAAAACAAGCATTGCAAATAGTATTCGACATTAAATATTGTACTTTACTTATGGTACCAAGAGAGAACAAACACTTAAACGAAATGTCATCGAAAGCTACAGACAGTGCACTTTCTAAAATAGATCCGttcgattataacgttatcaATCCATTCATTCACACAAACGTAAAGAAAAGCGTTTTGAGATCTTTG CTTTTGCTTGGAAATTTAATACCTCATTTGGAACAACTTCATTCGGTTCTCGGTGCACGCAGCGAATACAATGCTggagaaggaaataaattagATTCTCCAGCATTGCTTGCACTATGTACAGGTGCACCATGGTTCCCTCCTCTTGCCATAACAGTACCAATGAGAAATTTATCTCTAGTAACAACAACGATACAAGATAAAACTCAG ATCAACCCTTTGATATAA
- the LOC124429023 gene encoding conserved oligomeric Golgi complex subunit 1 isoform X1, with translation MKMTTINYLDLDINKLFEQHTIKEIEEIQKKIQLESDRKKIELRTLVGERYRDLILAADTIGKMKITAERISSRIAETEEKFQELQEKYLIGFKTDFVENEPDRKSEEMAAVIIQIKILMDIPEFVWSNIESQNLLYATQLFILAQHIKYRLKFEIGNEELTSKYPIVFKQWDIIGQFKNIILRECDTILRSWNVSIESAANCLASLILLNKTPYKDLLEKLIFTRCRAVESIIKDENDYNVKTKIKLCIEMLIHTITLIYACFITAGGKQEGLVSQYIALIKDEKVYSLLSKIDANKDLIKKYLSSVITNEKPFLQEGDDKFSILDLQECVKAWLNWLKEFCNNEVVKLFQLIISVKGLYSIREEAVGINLPENWNIIWEDFGLPNISYWLEFFQPLLSQRAKNIIHDKWLEATRNLKTNISDMLNKVTRERCEFPEHDLRWFVWKDSPSDIPQRLTHNIVLDSKRSLLMKTKGYSPNVVQLCEDFDNSLCELLSDLEQYLYDTVCNLNIKDNLLSKNISVIPNTFSDRAEIQDHLQNVSTTMIEDFIRYVKDTYIDNNTNHNQQEINTIVLARLLMAFTSLSPNLNKCFNLSKATGLSITNTKWQTIVDTLKEESISIWSVWANKYRNKLIDHKEKYMSKELFDSLKIKSVLSDWEKVMIEEESGDGKTLKTEILVPYQPSIMLQKFLMAVIKDLNKIIPHTIPKKVLYEIIEAVASELFNYYQETSNIVNLKQKQALQIVFDIKYCTLLMVPRENKHLNEMSSKATDSALSKIDPFDYNVINPFIHTNVKKSVLRSLLLLGNLIPHLEQLHSVLGARSEYNAGEGNKLDSPALLALCTGAPWFPPLAITVPMRNLSLVTTTIQDKTQRKKVTTAKDNTKTESTGSTIKSGAAAFFGAMGSDWFSAS, from the exons ATgaaaatgacgacaataaattatttagattTAGACATTAATAAACTTTTCGAGCAGcatacgataaaagaaattgaggaaattcaaaagaaaattcaattagAAAGTGACCGTAAAAAGATCGAATTACGTACTCTGGTTGG AGAAAGATATCGTGACTTGATATTAGCTGCGGATACAattggaaaaatgaaaattaccgcAGAAAGGATCAGTTCAAGAATAGCAGAAACGGAAGAGAAATTTCAAGAGCTTCAAGAGAAATATCTCATTGGTTTTAAAACAGATTTTGTCGAGAATGAACCTGACAG GAAATCCGAAGAAATGGCTGCtgttattattcaaataaaaatattaatggacATTCCAGAATTTGTTTGGTCTAATATCGAAAGCCAAAATTTATTGTATGCTACTCAATTGTTTATCTTAGCGCAACATATTAAGTAtagattaaaatttgaaataggTAACGAGGAATTAACTTCAAAATATCCAATAGTATTTAAACAATGGGATATTATAggtcaatttaaaaatattatattaagagAATGCGATACGATATTGCGATCATGGAATGTATCAATCgag aGTGCGGCAAACTGTTTAGCATCGCTTATACTATTAAATAAAACCCCATATAAGGATTTATtagagaaattaatatttaccaGATGTCGTGCCGTTGAATCTATAATCAAGgatgaaaatgattataacgttaagaCAAAGATAAAACTCTGTATAGAAATGCTAATTCATACTATCACATTAATTTATGCTTGTTTTATAA CTGCTGGAGGTAAACAAGAAGGTTTAGTTTCGCAATATATCGCACTGATAAAGGATGAAAAAGTATATTCGTTACTTTCAAAGATCGATGCGAACAAAGatttgataaagaaatatttatcatctGTTATAACAAATGAGAAACCATTTTTACAAGAAGGAgatgataaattttctatattagaTCTACAAGAATGTGTTAAAGCATGGCTGAATTGGCTTAAAGAATTTTGTAATAACGAAGtcgttaaattatttcaattaataatttctgtgAAAGGTTTATACAGTATACGGGAGGAGGCTGTTGGAATTAATTTACCAGAAAATTGGAACATCATATGGGAGGACTTTGGTTTACCAAATATAAGTTATTGGTTAGAATTTTTTCAACCACTTTTAAGTCAAAGagcaaaaa aTATCATACATGATAAATGGTTGGAAGCTACAAGAAATCTAAAAACTAATATATCTGATATGTTAAACAAAGTAACCAGAGAAAGATGTGAATTTCCTGAACACGATTTACGATGGTTCGTTTGGAAGGATTCTCCAAGCGATATACCACAGAGATTAACACACAATATTGTATTGGATAGCAAACGATCcttattaatgaaaactaaAGGATATTCTCCTAACGTGGTACAACTTTGTGAAGATTTTGACAATAGTTTATGCGAATTACTTTCAGACTTAGAACAGTATTTGTATGATACTGTATgcaatttaaatatcaaagataatttattatctaaaaatatatccGTAATACCTAATACGTTTTCCGATCGAGCCGAGATTCAAGATCATTTGCAAAATGTTAGTACAACTATGATAGAAGATTTTATACGATACGTTAAGGATACgtatatcgataacaataccAATCATAATCaacaagaaataaatacgataGTATTGGCGAGGCTTCTTATGGCATTTACCTCGTTATCTcctaatttaaataaatgttttaatttatctaaGGCAACTGGATTGTCTATAACAAATACGAAATGGCAAACGATAGTCGATACTcttaaagaagaaagtattTCTATATGGTCCGTTTGGGCCAATAAATACagaaataaattgatcgatcataaagaaaaatatatgtcaaaagaattatttgatagtttaaaaataaaatcagttTTATCAGATTGGGAAAAGGTAATGATCGAAGAAGAATCTGGGGATGGTAAAACATTGAAAACTGAAATATTAGTGCCGTATCAACCATCAATAATGCTACAGAAATTTTTAATGGCAGTGATCAaggatttaaataaaataataccacATACCATTccaaa AAAAGTACTTTACGAGATTATCGAAGCCGTAGCATCagaattattcaattattatcaagAAACATCCAACATTGTTAATCTTAAACAAAAACAAGCATTGCAAATAGTATTCGACATTAAATATTGTACTTTACTTATGGTACCAAGAGAGAACAAACACTTAAACGAAATGTCATCGAAAGCTACAGACAGTGCACTTTCTAAAATAGATCCGttcgattataacgttatcaATCCATTCATTCACACAAACGTAAAGAAAAGCGTTTTGAGATCTTTG CTTTTGCTTGGAAATTTAATACCTCATTTGGAACAACTTCATTCGGTTCTCGGTGCACGCAGCGAATACAATGCTggagaaggaaataaattagATTCTCCAGCATTGCTTGCACTATGTACAGGTGCACCATGGTTCCCTCCTCTTGCCATAACAGTACCAATGAGAAATTTATCTCTAGTAACAACAACGATACAAGATAAAACTCAG CGCAAGAAAGTAACGACAGCGAAGGATAATACAAAAACCGAATCTACTGGATCTACGATAAAATCAGGAGCAGCAGCATTTTTTGGAGCAATGGGTTCGGATTGGTTCAGTGctagttaa